The genome window ggaaaaaatttcacaaaattaaGAACCCCAACCCATTTTcgaaaaatccccaatttttgaATCCTAACTTAAATTTCTACATAATCTCAgaaaaacatgaagaaaatgttttagaaaacataccttgaagttggaaatgcagaaaaataaactTGAGAGTGATGGGGTTTGAGTGAAAAATGGTTTTGGGTTGAGGGAGGTTCGAAGAAAGCAGTGCCAGGGAAATgagattgttttgaaaacatgtcACATCTGCTACATAAAGTCTGAAAACATGCATTTTTCGCGGGTTAGGCAGTAGTGTGACAGTCGCGATACAATCGCGAGAATGGCCACTGAAGCTCAAAAGCTTTCGTGAGAAGCTGTTAGTCGCGAATAAGTCGCGATATACTCTGtatgaattgacaaaaattttatttcccttTAGCACATTTTGTGAGAAGCTCGCGACTTAGAGCTTCCCGTGGAATCTCTAAGTTGCGAGCTTCTCTCGAAACAACCTCTGAAccaattttttaagaaaaacataaaaatgcatttagaacaaaaactgaaaatacgaaagtataaaatcactttcaaaaacaaataaaatgatcaaaaaatctttttggattgaaccatatatagatgagcacacacacatcacatttaaacaagtacaatcgaacaaatgaataaggcattcattgaacattaggcatgtgtgttgtgtgtgtgtatcaaatgtggaatagtccttagtttagagtgaagtttcaataatcaattcaatcaagtcatacacaactagtactaatttaagtggtctatctcaattatagaaatgaaaatatatgacctcctacaagaaaatgattacatatctttgaagcttttcatttggcttctttacaattcatatcatttgatctttatgaatcaatacatctcattttagagatcgatgcctgaaattttttatatttcaatttgatgaacaaacctttggcttttggggcatcatatattttcataaaagtcactttccctttttcctagtcgaatattAATATGTGcaacggcttttgcagctcattatctctttttgttttgagatttacattggttgagttctttaagtaaaaacaaaatagagtGGAAATaaatataggcacaagtctacgcatgtatcaaaaccaacatgactattgactaatcattcatgacaagcttgaagatcgatttacaacaatcacacaaagatgtcaagatttttcccacaaagatatatatGCATAAAGAACAAGTTAAGCTTATAAATGCATAAAGCCATTTGTAcgaaggtacaaggcaaaactcacatgtgatatgtgctcaaataTATACggtcaaactttttgaatttttcactttttatgtggttttggatttttactcacacaaaactaaaacataaaagtaagatcaaaatagaaacaatgcaaaaaaaaaatgcaagatgcacaaaatgcatgaagatatgacatacaatgcatgaagggtcctacaaagatcgaaagaattagatcaaggaccaaaagagcaaaaactcaaccataggaacctttcctcatccaaacggaatgattgtttggaatgagtgtctcatgagaagtgagatgagagttggaagaatgagaaccggagatgcacatagacaaggagttaagagtattaaacactttctttaacaacatgttaTCTTCACTCAAATCCGGTTTACCCTTTTTAGTACAAATTCcatgaagctcaagtttctctttacttttggttcttttaagagcatgaaacttagaacaatgaggtcttatatgacaaaaagcaccacaatggtgacacatAATGtatttaggtccactaggctttttgggaagggatctagcaacatagttttgttctttcttcaatttatgtcattgaggtcttatatgaccaatcacaccacaatggtggcaagttggaacaaacttagatccatccaaagccttatgttgagacctaaacagaggctttgacttaacagcttttctctctactttttgatttcttttatgtgaaggaatgtacaccgatttgtcctttgaggtagaacacacaatagacACAAAATcaggtaccacaacatgattgcaacatatattttcatcctttttagaaataggttcagcaatcaaacacttggcatgcatcttaagagattcattttcatatttaagatcatcaactaGTTTGTTGGACAAAACAAGTTGAGCATCCaaatccatattcaaacattcaaactcctttagttttttaagagaatgtttagcaattttcttatacttttcaaccaatttattggattcattgagcttagaaatcaaatcatcattttcacaaatgAACTTATTGaacttcttttgaaatttcttagcatttttcttcaagagtttgatgtCAAGAATGTCAACAACATTCAAAGATTCATGTGACatagcatcacaatcatgaggattATCACTCATAGACGCATTTTCACAAAGACGTGGCATGTTACGTTCatcaacatccaaaacattcatagaagcatacaaagcaccatccatggcaaataacacaaggggtcaaggatcatacttaggtatttaaaccacaataaatgtacctgctctgataccaattgaatgctcgaaaatgtgttgaaaacacaagagctgtttagactcccaaaacaaagttacggctcgatagattttacactaacttaatactaagtgcagaatagtgtaaatgtgagcggataaacaaacaagctactctaatccataatcaagacaacacagcagtaaaatggaatgtaaaagagtagggaagaaagatgcaaacataagataacacgccgatgtgttatcgaagaggaaaccgaagaactcgacgaaaaacctctccgccaccctccaaggggtaatcgatccactagacaatcagttgggatacataggTTAACaaaagaccttccaagcctaatctacccgatgtacctaagccctccaagctcctactccaacaagacttctcggaatcgtgtcttgtctagctctccggatcccgcaacaagctccatgttgcatctgccatccttggtttcttccaatgcttctcagcagtaccaaaacctcacttggcactttgaaagggtgtggtaagtatttaggctatcaacctctcaatggtatggaaatggaagttaggagttgaggaaaatccacaagcaattgtgtagaggattgtgagtataacaatctctaactctcaagatGTTtgactagggttttctctcaaaagcacttctcaacatttgtgggtaatgtggatATAAATAGTATAGGcgcagaaagtgtgtatcagaatTGACAGTCTGGAAAAACAGAATGTCTTGagggtgtctcgcgggaaggccttacccgcgagatactcgcaaaacacagctgtctccatcctgTCCTAACTCTTTGCATTCCAACATGTGCAAGTCACATAGGTCACTTCGCAGGATGCTTAGTCACGAGCTACCCACGAAAACTCTTCaatcttcaattgcttgagtcttcacactctatctctctatcacacaacccttacaatcaaatcccacaataaattcagggtacaaaagattgaataaaattacaatcaaatctGGCacgaattaaagccaacaaaacacatagttgtaaattacaacttcaCAACTTTGATTGTTGATtgttatcatattgcattataaataattaaagatagtatataaaaaatattattagtatATTACATAGCTTGCTtttgataatttggtgtttattgttatatcttttatttttactttttttcttctcatattattttattcaacatttaaatttagctacatcctccatatcattaaattatttatattttctctccgttttattttttttaaatttttttttatcatcctCCTTATAATTATAATCAGTCAGTTTAATGAAAAAATAGCCATTAAATTCACAAGTGTAGAAAGAATCAAAAGCATAGGGATAGAGgaataaaaaaagggaaaggaatAGTAGCAATGCAAGTGTTGCAAATGCTATTGATGACTTAAGCCATGTTAAATTTTGCGTGTATGATCATCATAATGTATATAGGCGTTTGATATGTAAGTTAATTCTAGTGCAACATTGCATGTGCGCAATGATATATAATTCTAAGAAAAGTTGGTTTCTTGTATTTGTATTATGATAGTGCAAGTAGTTAAGTTTGATTCATAAGCACTAGGAAGTGTTCATTAGTGGAACTTAATTCGTTCAATTATACCTAACTGAGTAATGCTTCcattacaaattattttacaatatttttataaaatgttgatgtggccaacctcttattggttttcatttaggcccCCCATTAATATCactaccaataatcactcacttAGGGTTGGCAAAATCAACCTAAACCTATttgcccacccaaacccacccacttAAATGAGACCCAAACCCAtccaattattaattgggttaaatgggtattaacccaattaaactcaattaacattaatgtttattgggttttaattgggtACCCAATTAGACTCAATTATGATCCAACTATCATTTCTACAAATCACCCAACTCTAAAATGCCCCAAAACTACTAAAATTACCAGAATATCCccttaaactaaaaaatgaccaaaataacacctaaacctaaaaatgaccaaaatactcttaaaacctaaaaaaagaccaaaataccccttaaacctaaaaaatgaccaaaatactcccaaaacataaaaattaccaaaataaccccaaaacctataaaatgaccaaaataccctcgaaacctaaaaaaatgaccaaaatatccctcaaaacccaaaaaatgaccaaaataccctccaaaacctaaaaatgaccaaaatacccccaaaacctacaaaatgaccaaaatacctctgaaacccaaaaaatgaccaaaatattctcgaaacccaaaaaatgaccaaaataccccccccaaaaccttaaaattaccaaaatacccccaaaacccaaaaattgaccaaaataccctcgaaccccaaaaaatgaccaaaatatcccttaaacctaaaaaattaccaaaatacccccaaaacctaaaaattaccaaaataaccccaaaacctacaaaatgaccaaaatacccctcgaaacccaaaaaatgaccaaaataccacccaaaacctaaaaattaccaaaatacccctgaaacttaaaaatgaccaaaataccccctaaacctaaaaattaccaaaatccctttgaaacctaaaaaatggccaaaataaccctaaagcctaaaaatgaccaaaataaccccaaagtctaaaaaatgaccaaaatacccccgaaacctaaaaaatgacaaaaatacgcttgaaacctaaaaaatggccaaaataacctcgaagcctaaaaattgatcaaaatagtCTAGAAAcctgaaaatgaccaaaataccccctaaaactataaaatgaccaaaataccccctaaaacctaaaaaattactagaatacccatgaaacctaaaaaatgaccaaaataccctcaaacctataaagtgacgaaaatacccctaaacctttaaaatgacccaaataaacccaaaacctctaaaatggccaCAAACAacctgaaacctctaaaattaccaaaaataccctgaaaccccTAAAACGACCAAAGTACCTCTAAATtataaaacgaccaaaatactcctcaaaatatctaaaatgaccaacataccactaatcctataagatgaacaaaatacaccagaagcctctaaaattaccaaaataggggtttggggcATTTTGGatgttttgagggtattttcgttaaattaaaggttctaagagtctttcagtcattttgtaggttttgagggAATGTCACTAATTTTTTAGGCTTTAGGGGTGATTCGTtaacttttagattttggggccattttttgtaattttctaggttttggaggtcgtttaataactttttaggttttggggatatttcaATCATTCTTTAGGTTTCCAAGGTATcttagtcatttttaggtttaggggatattttgctcattttttatgtttagggagtattttggtcatttttaagttttaggggggatttgggtaatttttttaggtttagggtgtatttttatcGACTTATAGGTttaaggggcatttttgtcattttataggtttcgggatattttggtcattttttaggtttcgaggatattttggtcattttaaggtttaggggttattttggtcatattcaGGTTTCaggggtactttggtcattttttaggtttcaggggttatttcagttaatttttaggtttcgaggatattttgatcattttttaggttttaggggtattttgatcattttttggtttctaggttattttggtcaatatttaggtttcggggttattttggccatttttaaggttttgggggtattatggtcatttttaggtttcggcgttatttggttaatttttaggtttcgggggtattttggtcattttttgggtttttgggatattttggtcattttttatgtttcaggggtatttcgatcattttttaggtcttgagggtattttggtcattttttggattcatAGGGGTATGTGGTCATATTGTAggtttttgggatattttggtaatttttaggtttcaggggtattttggtcattttcttgggttttgggggtattttggtcattttgtgagttttgtgattattttggtaatttttaggttttgaggatattttatcattttttaggttttaggggtattttggtcattttttaaggttttgggaggtattttggtcattttaaggttttgggggtattttagtcattttttgggttttggtggtattttggtaatttttggttttgggggtattttggtcattttttgggtttcaagggtattttggtcattttttaggttttaggtgtattttggtaaattttaggtttcaggggtatgttggtcattttttgggtttcgagagtattttggtaattttttgggttttgtggggtattttagtaattttttgggtttcgagggtattttggtaatttttttgggtttcgggggtattcgGGGTTTTAGTTATGTTTGggttcgggggtattttggtcatttttgggtttttgggggtattttggtaatttttagatttcaggtgtattttggtcattttctagttttcgggggtattttggtctttttttttgtttttggggtattttggtaattttagatttgagggtattttggtcattttttgaagattttagagtactttggtcattttcattttggtggcattttggtaattttgataattgggtaattgagTGGGTTGGgatttacccataataattgggttgggttgaatttgggttagaagcaattagttaaatgagttttaatggataaatgggttttatatacccaacccaattatacctacccaaacccacccatttgccacccctacaCTCActatatcaataatttgtaaaaaatttgtaaaatagtttatatatatatatatatatatattattattattattattattattattataactttATACGGTGGCAAGCATCAAAACTGGAGTTGATGTCATGATGAAGTGTTGAATGCGTAGGCCATTGACCCCTGTAGCAGTCTTCTAAAGAGTCCAATCGACCCTAAGTCGGTAATAAGAGAAAACTCCACCTATGGACGAAATCTTCAAGGCAGTTTGATGGGGACGTGGTAGGAGAAATTATAACTTTATAAGGataaaatgttacaccaccttCAAGCTATGCAAAATTGgtcaaaaaaattgtttctttagaATGAGTAAGGatagaaaggaaaaagagagagcatTTTTTGAGAATGGAAGCATGGTACTGGAAAAGGTAATTGCCTTCTGTAATGGCAAGTCCATTCCCATTCGTAGCTTCTCTGATGAAGAGCTCAAGCAGGCAACCAACGACTATGATGCTCGTCTTGTTATAGTCCAAGATGAGTTGTACTGGAACTGGTACAAAGGTTCTCTTGACGGCCGACTCGTTTCCATTAGGAAATTTGAAGGCGGTGTACACATTACAGAAGGCCGGGACTTGTCCAACTACGTCATCAATGATCTAGTGATTTCTGCAAAGATGAGCGCTCACAAAAATGTACTAAAGGTTATAGGATGCTGCCTCGAGACTCGACCTCCCATTTTAGTACATGAGTTTGCTGCAAATGGTAGCCTTGCCAATCGAATCCAGGGCACTCGTGGCAGTCAACAACATCAGCCGTTAACATGGGCATGCAGGTTAAAGATTGCAAGGGAGATTGCTCATGCAATTTCATATCTCCATACTGCATTCTCTAGACCCATCATCCACAgggatataaatatgcaaaatatcTTCTTAGACCAACATGATGTTGCCAAATTATCCAACTTCGAGTTTTCTATATTAGTCCCCGAAGGTGAGACTCACGTTCAAGTTGATTTCTTGTCTTGGTGTGTAAGATACATGTCTCCTGAGTATTTTGCTACGGGTAAGGTAACGGAGAAAGCTGATGTTTATAGCTTTGGGGTACTTCTTTTAGAACTTGTAACAGGTAAAAATTCAAATGATTTTACCCAATTGAATAATGGTGAACGTGTGGACttctcaaaaccaaaaaaagagtgTGCTGGATTAGTAGTATGTATGCAAAATGGTGCTCAAGGTCGTTGCATTATGGATCCTACAATCTTGGCAGGAGAAGGGAGAGCTAGTACTACAGAGCAACAATTGCAAGCAGTGGTAGACCTTGCCTTCGCATGTAGAAAAAGAGACTCGGAGATAAGACCAACTATGGTAGATGTTACCAAAGAACTCATGCGGATTGAGAGGCTTGTcctataatcatttttttttaatcatcatttttCAGTTAGTCGCATGCCATACTTGGCCCTGTATGGCTTTATCTCTATAgctttatctatatatatttatcttatTACTTTTGATGTTATTTTTGGAGAAGCAATAAGGAAAACAGGTTGTTGGTAAGGGTCCAGATCAGTACAATTAATACCTAGATCTGAATACAATGAAGCTTGATACTGAGATATTCAAGTTGAATCCATGCCATGATATTGATCTAAATTTCAATCATTTACACCCTTTTACATTTTCAAAAGCTTAATGAGACAATGACATGTATACAGATCTACTTGGAAATCATCAGGCACCTTTCTCCATATAGCGCTTATATTCAATACTTACTCCATACTGCAGttatattttcaattatagTTAAAATCctgataaatatatattagaaaaaaattagcaaGATGTCCAGAGAGTAAAATTTACTTCCAAATGCAAATTCATGATCAATCGACAATTATACTCCATGTAATAAAATTGTCtatgtaaaaaatataataatcttGTCTATGTCATTTCTCAAGTATTAACTACTTAAGAATGCTTCACCAAAGACAGTTTTCACTAGATGCCTAACTTTAGCATGTCTAAAATGTTatggaattaatttttttcctttcttataaAAGTATTTACCAAATCACATGAAGTTCAAAGTCAGAGGAAGCACTACCTATTTTGTCAAATGGAGGGAAGGATGAGACCCACAAATGCTAGTCACAAGCAATCATCCATCCTTATTCCTTAACACTGTTTCCTCTTTTTGCCTGCTCTCCTTCAACTTAACGTTCATGTCATATACCGATATTTTTCTCCTTGGTTCTGGCACCATGCCTTTTAATGGCATCGCATTGAAAAAGCACAAAGCACTTTGTATTCTTCCCTTGCCATAAAGCCTATGTATCATAATGCTATAAAATCGTTGGTCTTGTCCCAACCCATTTCTCTCCATCACCTCCTATGTATATCTTACACTTTCCTAATTATCCCAATCCACATATAACTTCAAGATCAATTTGTAAGGGTCAGCACTCAGCAGTCATCCTACTCCCATTTCTCTATATCCTCTCCAAGAGCTCGGGTACTTCCTCTGGATTCTTCAAGGACTTAGCCAAGTAGTCGTGAGTTATAGCATTTGGTAAAATACCATATGAGCAGCCGCAAATCTATTAACCAAAATACCATACGGCTTATCATTGACAAGTCCCTTTCTCTTTGACATTTCATCAAGCATTTGGATAACCTCCTCGAAACGTTGTTATTTCACAAGTATATGAAGAATCTCATTGTAAACACCCACTTCATTTTCTCCCCTCTCTACAAACCCAGTTGAAGAATACATAAGCACATTCAGCACCAAGTCCCCATTCAATGTAAGCCCGCATAGATCAAGAGCTTGCTCAATATCTCCACCGGTTTGTCCCTTCTAAACTTGAGGAGCTTGAATGCGGAACCTTGCTCTCTGCTCTTCTCTAATCACTGGGAATTTTTAGAATAGTGGTGTAGAGGGAGGGAGGCTCAATGGGCTTATAATTCCTGAAGTATTGAAGTAATTTCAGGGAAGTTTCATGGAAAGTAAGTGGGGCTTTCCTGAATAGCCGATCAACAAAACATAGACACACTTGGCTCACATAGCTTTTTCTGCCTGCTCTGCTCAGTGCTCACAGGGTATTTTTACAATAGTGCTGTAGAGGGAATGGGCATTATTCCATTCTATTTGTAATTTAAGTAAGTTCAGGGAGGTTTCATTAGAGTAAGTGGGGCTTTCCACATCATCCGATCACCAACTTCGTCAAACTAGTTAGCTGAGCTCACAATTTGGAAATTTCAACTTGTTGCTCACCGCGTGTTGGTAGTGGCTAGAGGGGAGTGAGGTGGATTGTTACTTGGAGTGTGCATAGGCTGTATTACCAGAATATTAGTCATGCTGGGAAcattaacattttctaaaaagaaaactaaatataaaaaggtaaaaaaaaacatCGACAAAAAAACGAATAAAAGAGAAGTTAGAGATTGTTTAGATTTGTTTGGTTTCACTCTCCATGGCTCCGGAAACAGAGGACATAGTTATTCAGTTATTGTACAGgaacaaattttatttctcaaacAAGTAGAGCTAACCAAGGATTTGAAGCATAATTAGTAGTTGTTCTCTAAAGTGAAGGGGATTTCTATGCATAGTGACAAGGGGGAAATTTTAGCATCAATTCTGGTGTTGGATGTTATGGTCTAACAAAACATTAAAGTATTCAACTTAGATTTTGGATGCCTGTTTTGCAGCATGTGCTTCAGCTTAGACATCTCTTCAGTTAATGCAGCAAAAAGAACCATTTCAATAAATGATTTATTGTGAGATCATAGGAATGATTATGAGAAGGATCCTGTGGGATGCAGTTTGAATTTAAGCAGGCCCAAATCATAAACTCAATTTGttgataaaattcttttacatttCATCATACAAGCCCTCTCAGCTCACTAGTGAATGCATTACATTTCCTGCTTTTGATTTGTACCGAAACAAATGGAACTTCAATCTCTTAATGGATGACTTTACATTAagattgattatatatattggCAGGCAAGTAAAAAGATTACAATTCTAAAAGGCAAATGAACAGCTTGCCTAGGGTACACTCAAAGAGCATTCTTATATATCTAAAGGGAGTTCTTAgtcatttttttgggaatagaGGTGGGTTAGAGAATCGAAAGTGGGCTATGAAATTTATGGATCTTAATGCCAGGATTTAGAACTTCTTATTGGTTGTTCTAAGAATAACAGTAAATTTATGAATATTgtaaatttatcaaaagaaaatgttgAGACTAtaacttttgccacaacttaCTCGTGTGACAAGTTTTGAGTAATGGAATAAAAGTAGTGGGTCTACAACTCCATCATTCACAGCTTGGCACGTCAATaagttgtagcaaaaattatGGCAAAAATTGTAGTCTTAGCATTACTCTTTATCACACTTGTTGAATGTACGAAAATGTTTAGCAGCTAATTTGGTTTTATTGGTTAAAAGGTCAGAAGAGAGATGGATCAATGTTAcaaactaaattattaaaaaaaaaaaaaaaaaaaaaacaatgttatGAACTCATGCACAGACTTGGGCATGGAGTCGTGTATTTTGGTTCTTTAAGAATAGTACCTGGCCATTCTCATTACCTGCAAGCAGTAAGCACTAAATTAAGTTGCTTCCTGCCTGGGATTCATGCATGTAAATATTTGTATCTAAATCACGTATTCATATGCATCAAGAACCCTAAGACTTGGAAGCACAAAACCACAGATTGCATCTTGGAAACACGTACTTTTCCTATAAAATGTggttagctttttttttttttttcatatgatcTTCCACCGCAAGGCCCAAaagtttttcaacaaaattgTTAGTATAtataggccaaaatggcccattagcattaatttttgaaatatttagcaacagagcactgtttcggaaataattagggaaataccactttttcgggccctatagcagcgttttcctgcaaaatttttttataagtcccataacagattcaaggggccctatagtggcgtttttaagccctatagtgacgttttggggccctatagcggcgttttcctgcaatattttttataagtccataacaggttcaaggggccctatagtggcgtttttaagccctatagtgacgtttttgggccctatagcggcgttttcctgcaaaatttttttagaagtccCATAACatgttcaaggggccctatagtggcgttttttaagccctatagtgacgttttcgggccctatagcggcgttttcggaaaaagtggtatttccctaattatttccgaaacagtgctctgttgctaaatatttcaaaaattaatgctaatgggccattttggccgtaTATATAGATAGGCTAATTTCAGAAGTTTAGcccaataaaattaaacttgGCCCTCCCTTAACAACACCCTTGTCCCTCTGaagcaaaagtaaaaaaagcccaatcaacaaattttatcaacaaaaatttgaaaatgagaccatttaacacttaaaaaaatggAACAACCCAATCAACTCCAATAAATACGTTCAATCAAAAACTAATGAATAAGTTATACAGAcgccataaattaaaattaaaaaaaaaaaaaaactaatgaataaGAGTATATAATCAATAAACTGCAAAAGCTaagtagcattttttttttttttttt of Quercus lobata isolate SW786 chromosome 8, ValleyOak3.0 Primary Assembly, whole genome shotgun sequence contains these proteins:
- the LOC115957580 gene encoding non-functional pseudokinase ZED1-like; protein product: MSKDRKEKERAFFENGSMVLEKVIAFCNGKSIPIRSFSDEELKQATNDYDARLVIVQDELYWNWYKGSLDGRLVSIRKFEGGVHITEGRDLSNYVINDLVISAKMSAHKNVLKVIGCCLETRPPILVHEFAANGSLANRIQGTRGSQQHQPLTWACRLKIAREIAHAISYLHTAFSRPIIHRDINMQNIFLDQHDVAKLSNFEFSILVPEGETHVQVDFLSWCVRYMSPEYFATGKVTEKADVYSFGVLLLELVTGKNSNDFTQLNNGERVDFSKPKKECAGLVVCMQNGAQGRCIMDPTILAGEGRASTTEQQLQAVVDLAFACRKRDSEIRPTMVDVTKELMRIERLVL